A portion of the Flavobacterium magnum genome contains these proteins:
- a CDS encoding lipocalin family protein translates to MKNFKLYLLAAAGCLAMTSCSSDDDEDNNSGNASLVGTYELTSAVTPLAQDFDGDGDASTNLVTEGACYNDSWIAFHADGTYDESYSYSTISNGGVGLTCQTDVSSGTYTLSGSTVTTTRTSGTGAETATYSFNVNNHKLLRMITNAPTSVFNTTMALWATGHDNLELTFERYTENDEDAGATDDDANNTNTAGAAEVTGRFELTSLITGSTQDLDDDGDSSTDLTNEVMCYGDSNILFHTNGTYEETRTWTTVGNVGQTLDCNTESHTGTYTRTGGNVYTRSADGINTAYTYNTTTHYLKRTETAGSIPTYNSTTNLYGMTTGNLDYEYSKAN, encoded by the coding sequence ATGAAAAATTTCAAACTTTACTTACTTGCCGCAGCAGGATGCTTAGCGATGACGTCGTGCTCTTCAGACGATGATGAAGACAACAACAGCGGAAACGCAAGCCTTGTGGGCACTTACGAACTGACTTCTGCCGTAACCCCGTTAGCGCAGGATTTTGACGGTGACGGAGACGCTTCGACCAATCTGGTTACCGAAGGAGCCTGTTATAACGACAGCTGGATTGCATTCCATGCCGATGGAACCTACGACGAAAGTTATTCGTACAGCACGATCAGCAATGGTGGTGTAGGGCTTACCTGCCAGACCGATGTGTCTTCAGGGACGTATACGCTGAGCGGCAGCACTGTGACAACGACACGGACGTCGGGCACTGGTGCCGAGACAGCGACTTACAGCTTCAATGTAAACAACCACAAATTGTTGCGTATGATCACCAATGCACCGACGTCAGTATTTAATACAACGATGGCACTTTGGGCGACAGGCCACGACAACCTGGAACTGACCTTCGAAAGGTATACTGAAAATGATGAGGACGCCGGCGCGACAGACGACGATGCCAACAACACGAACACTGCAGGGGCCGCAGAGGTAACCGGAAGATTCGAATTGACTTCGCTGATTACTGGCAGCACGCAGGACCTTGATGACGATGGCGACAGTTCTACCGACCTGACCAATGAGGTGATGTGTTACGGAGACTCGAACATCCTTTTCCATACCAACGGTACTTATGAGGAAACAAGAACGTGGACTACTGTTGGTAACGTTGGGCAAACGCTCGATTGCAACACGGAAAGCCATACCGGTACTTATACACGCACCGGTGGCAATGTATATACCCGCAGCGCAGACGGCATTAACACCGCGTACACTTACAACACCACAACACATTACCTGAAACGTACAGAAACTGCCGGTTCAATCCCAACGTACAACAGCACGACAAACCTGTATGGCATGACAACGGGCAACCTTGACTACGAATATTCAAAAGCCAACTAA
- a CDS encoding DUF5686 and carboxypeptidase-like regulatory domain-containing protein has protein sequence MKYVLLCIFLCSKLFAQHTISGTVIDATTQSPLAFASIKADNGSTTGSDLNGQFTLESANEITHITVSYIGYKSKKVAVSRDPKLALKISLEPAENALEEVTVNYVNPAHAIIRKVIANKKKNNPNSLGSFTYNCYNKMMLNVRHTDSAHTKVDMSKHAFMMESITKRKFLKPDLSEETVTATRVSGFQNPAFAAVMTDFQPFSFYEDDIRMLDKHYLNPIANGSLDKYQFRLEETRASLRDTVYVISFAPRKGKNFDALKGQLFINSNGYAVQNVVASPAEKKKVELRIRQQYQFTGGQWFPEKMNFALVFNDYPAKQMYMVMDGKSYIDSVQINPALRRRDFGIESVRIAADATRKDSLFWDQFRKEKINSVDLKTYRLLDSVGREHNMDRIVAGIARFIEGRLPIGPIDIDLNRTFTYNKYEGLRLGTGIYTNDKLFRNFTVGAFYGYGLNDEESKYGGEFIYTLSRNHEFRIGAQYYHDLAETGIFGADLSRKSLFGYRKYIASRFDMKDGENFWVEFRSFRWFKWKFSMATEAVTLKYPYAFFPTPLVPVTDYHNTSLNVNMRFAFRERLSTMFGQRTSSGTDFPVLNVSYTRGLKQVLDGELSYNRFEAQVDQSFYTKNFGTTSYTLQGGYVDTPLPYGLMFTGEGSYDREVPVIMKNTFQTMRPYEFLSDRYVNIFLSHHFSGLLFKAGQFQPGISLHTNAGWGDISRPYVHNTDYRIKRNWFFESGLQLDSLLKADYFGIANAGFGIGAYYRYGAYSLPDFKDNIALKATFTFTLK, from the coding sequence ATGAAATACGTTCTCCTCTGCATCTTCCTGTGCAGTAAGCTTTTCGCGCAGCATACCATCTCCGGGACCGTTATCGACGCCACCACCCAATCCCCACTTGCCTTCGCGAGCATCAAAGCCGACAACGGCAGCACCACGGGCTCAGACCTCAACGGGCAGTTTACGCTGGAATCGGCGAACGAAATCACGCACATCACCGTGAGTTATATCGGGTACAAGTCCAAAAAAGTGGCCGTATCGCGCGACCCTAAGCTTGCGCTGAAAATATCGCTCGAGCCGGCCGAGAATGCGCTTGAGGAGGTCACCGTGAATTATGTGAACCCCGCACACGCGATCATCAGGAAGGTCATCGCGAATAAGAAAAAGAACAACCCCAACAGCCTCGGGTCGTTTACGTACAACTGCTACAATAAGATGATGCTCAATGTGCGCCATACCGACTCGGCGCACACGAAGGTCGATATGTCGAAACACGCCTTTATGATGGAATCGATCACCAAACGGAAGTTCCTCAAACCCGACCTCAGCGAGGAGACCGTAACGGCTACACGGGTATCGGGTTTCCAGAATCCGGCGTTTGCGGCCGTGATGACCGATTTCCAGCCGTTCTCATTTTATGAGGATGACATCAGGATGCTCGACAAGCACTACCTGAACCCGATTGCCAACGGCAGCCTCGACAAGTACCAGTTCCGTCTTGAAGAAACGCGCGCGTCGCTTAGGGACACCGTTTACGTGATATCGTTTGCCCCGCGAAAGGGTAAGAATTTTGATGCGCTGAAAGGGCAGCTTTTCATCAACAGCAACGGCTATGCGGTACAGAATGTCGTGGCCTCCCCGGCGGAAAAGAAAAAAGTCGAGCTGCGCATCCGCCAGCAGTATCAGTTTACGGGCGGACAATGGTTCCCCGAGAAAATGAATTTCGCACTCGTCTTTAACGACTATCCTGCGAAGCAGATGTACATGGTCATGGACGGCAAAAGCTACATCGACAGCGTACAGATCAATCCGGCATTGCGCCGGAGGGATTTCGGGATCGAATCCGTGCGGATCGCTGCCGACGCGACACGTAAGGATTCGTTGTTCTGGGACCAGTTCCGGAAGGAGAAAATCAACAGCGTCGACCTGAAGACCTACCGCCTGCTCGACAGCGTAGGCAGGGAGCACAACATGGACCGCATCGTGGCCGGTATCGCACGCTTCATTGAAGGCAGGCTGCCCATCGGTCCGATTGATATCGACCTGAACAGGACCTTTACATATAATAAGTATGAGGGACTGCGGCTGGGCACCGGCATATACACAAATGACAAGCTGTTCCGGAACTTTACCGTAGGCGCATTTTATGGCTACGGGCTGAACGATGAGGAATCTAAATACGGGGGTGAGTTCATTTATACGCTGTCCCGGAATCATGAGTTCCGGATTGGGGCGCAATATTACCATGATCTTGCGGAAACGGGTATTTTCGGCGCCGACCTGTCGCGGAAGTCCCTGTTTGGCTATCGCAAATACATCGCATCGCGCTTTGACATGAAAGACGGTGAGAATTTCTGGGTGGAATTCCGCAGTTTCCGCTGGTTCAAATGGAAGTTTTCCATGGCGACCGAGGCCGTGACCCTGAAATATCCTTATGCCTTCTTCCCGACCCCACTGGTTCCGGTAACGGATTACCACAATACCAGCCTGAACGTCAACATGCGGTTTGCATTCAGGGAAAGGCTGTCGACAATGTTCGGTCAGCGTACGAGCAGCGGCACCGATTTCCCGGTATTGAATGTGTCCTATACCCGGGGACTGAAGCAAGTGCTCGATGGCGAGTTGTCATACAACCGGTTTGAGGCGCAGGTCGACCAGTCTTTTTATACCAAAAATTTCGGAACGACATCTTATACCCTCCAGGGCGGCTATGTAGACACACCGCTGCCGTATGGCCTGATGTTTACCGGCGAGGGCAGTTATGACCGCGAGGTGCCGGTGATCATGAAGAACACGTTCCAGACCATGCGCCCGTATGAGTTCCTTTCCGACCGCTATGTGAATATATTCCTGTCACACCATTTCTCAGGCCTGCTTTTTAAGGCCGGACAATTCCAGCCCGGAATTTCGCTGCACACCAATGCGGGGTGGGGCGATATATCGCGCCCTTATGTGCACAACACCGACTACCGGATCAAAAGAAATTGGTTTTTCGAATCGGGCCTGCAGCTCGACAGTCTGCTGAAAGCTGATTATTTCGGGATTGCCAACGCCGGTTTCGGTATTGGCGCCTATTACCGTTACGGGGCGTATTCACTTCCTGATTTTAAGGACAATATCGCATTGAAAGCCACTTTTACATTTACGCTGAAGTAA
- a CDS encoding DpnII family type II restriction endonuclease gives MIDDEFDNNFLKSIENLTTFINNNCSQFSEHNLLSNFLTQNLEGVVPLTRLRCLISLIGLSEERLKRVVSLIRVKFLNQEFNTEWSTKQISNLIIKDDMFRNLLVDFFINGRNSIVGEEIPLYYLQNFKLLSIDFINDLSNFNYVERILNDGEIQDKYSNRVGTHIETLIKNKIDSYNSVTGRNVSYEVMKEFPLLNKNIDFLIPSLNEPKILIEASYNITTGSGQSKRADQLVDIYSALMKHNANHRQNQIIMVNYCDGFGWVGRQNDLHRIYGASDYVINQKTLDLLDGILDAYI, from the coding sequence ATGATTGACGATGAATTTGATAATAATTTTTTAAAGAGTATAGAAAATCTAACAACGTTCATTAACAATAATTGCAGTCAATTCTCAGAACATAATTTATTGTCTAATTTCTTGACTCAAAATCTTGAAGGAGTCGTTCCATTAACAAGGTTAAGGTGTCTGATTTCGTTAATTGGTCTGTCGGAAGAAAGGCTCAAAAGAGTAGTTTCTTTGATAAGAGTAAAGTTTCTTAATCAGGAGTTTAACACAGAATGGAGCACAAAGCAGATATCTAATTTAATTATCAAAGATGATATGTTTCGAAATCTTTTGGTAGATTTTTTTATAAACGGGCGAAATTCAATAGTAGGTGAGGAGATCCCGCTATATTATCTACAAAATTTTAAATTACTTAGCATTGATTTCATTAATGATCTTAGTAATTTTAATTATGTTGAACGGATACTAAATGATGGAGAAATTCAAGATAAATATTCAAATAGAGTTGGTACACATATTGAAACGCTAATTAAAAATAAGATAGACAGTTATAATTCAGTAACTGGTAGAAATGTTTCCTATGAAGTGATGAAAGAATTTCCTCTATTAAACAAAAATATAGATTTTTTGATCCCATCACTCAATGAACCAAAAATTTTAATTGAAGCATCATATAATATAACTACGGGAAGCGGTCAATCAAAAAGGGCTGATCAATTAGTCGATATATATTCAGCATTGATGAAACATAATGCAAATCATAGGCAAAACCAAATTATAATGGTTAATTACTGCGATGGATTTGGATGGGTAGGAAGACAAAATGACCTACATCGAATATATGGTGCAAGTGATTATGTAATAAATCAGAAAACGCTCGATTTATTAGATGGAATTTTAGACGCTTATATCTAA
- the dcm gene encoding DNA (cytosine-5-)-methyltransferase, whose protein sequence is MENRKKIRFIDLFAGLGGIRLGFEAAFNKIGFETECVMTSEIKPHAVKTLNKNFRHDFFVGDIFKIRDEFIPDFDFLLGGFPCQPFSSGGKRRGFMDTRGTLFFEIERILSEKKPYGFILENVEGLVKHDLENKTDDIGRTLSTILFKLENDLGYHVSWSVFDSLEFGLAQSRKRIFIVGTKSGKVDLKGNEPKFSVLKDILEKGLKTIESDFVTKILAHFEIKDLYGKSIKDKRGGDNNIHSWDIGLKGEVSEKQSFLLDKLFKERRKKQWAEQIGIDWMDGMTLTLQQIKTFFECPESELHEMLEDLTRKGYLKFEHPKKLVKEQTDNGIKTYREYDTSKPKGYNIVTGKLSFEINKILNPDDIAPTLVATDVSRLAVPDGNGLRRLTIREGLRLFGYPEWYEIPTKENEAFDLLGNTVAVPVVEFVASKMADNFAANFDEGVGTLSKHEILN, encoded by the coding sequence ATGGAAAATAGAAAGAAAATACGGTTTATCGATCTGTTCGCTGGACTTGGAGGGATTCGGCTGGGCTTTGAGGCCGCTTTTAACAAAATTGGGTTTGAAACAGAATGTGTAATGACCTCTGAAATAAAGCCTCACGCGGTTAAAACTCTTAATAAAAACTTTAGGCACGATTTCTTTGTGGGTGATATTTTCAAAATTAGAGATGAGTTCATACCCGATTTTGACTTCCTCTTAGGAGGATTCCCTTGCCAGCCTTTCAGCTCCGGAGGGAAGCGGAGAGGATTTATGGACACTAGAGGGACTTTATTTTTTGAAATCGAAAGGATTTTAAGTGAGAAAAAACCATATGGGTTTATATTAGAGAACGTGGAAGGTCTCGTAAAACATGATTTAGAGAATAAGACAGATGACATAGGCCGAACTTTATCAACGATACTTTTTAAGCTAGAAAACGATTTGGGATATCATGTTTCTTGGAGCGTTTTTGATTCTTTAGAATTTGGATTAGCACAATCAAGAAAGAGAATTTTTATAGTTGGGACAAAATCGGGTAAAGTTGATTTGAAAGGGAATGAACCTAAATTTTCAGTGCTTAAGGATATTTTAGAGAAAGGACTCAAGACCATAGAATCAGATTTTGTAACAAAAATTTTAGCGCACTTTGAAATAAAGGATTTATATGGAAAGTCAATAAAGGACAAAAGAGGTGGTGACAATAATATCCATAGTTGGGATATAGGTTTAAAGGGTGAGGTTTCCGAAAAGCAGTCGTTCTTGCTTGACAAATTATTCAAAGAGCGAAGAAAGAAACAATGGGCAGAACAAATAGGGATTGATTGGATGGACGGAATGACACTAACATTGCAGCAGATAAAAACGTTTTTTGAATGTCCCGAAAGTGAATTACATGAAATGCTTGAAGATTTGACACGAAAGGGTTATTTAAAGTTTGAACACCCGAAAAAATTAGTTAAGGAACAAACCGACAATGGTATCAAAACATATAGAGAATACGATACTAGTAAGCCCAAAGGATATAATATAGTAACGGGAAAGCTAAGTTTTGAAATAAATAAAATACTTAATCCTGATGATATTGCTCCAACATTGGTAGCAACCGATGTGTCAAGGCTAGCTGTGCCTGATGGAAATGGGCTACGAAGATTAACAATTAGAGAAGGATTAAGATTATTCGGCTATCCTGAATGGTATGAAATTCCAACTAAAGAAAATGAGGCGTTTGATCTATTAGGAAATACTGTAGCAGTTCCTGTTGTAGAGTTTGTTGCTTCTAAAATGGCGGATAATTTTGCAGCCAATTTCGATGAAGGTGTCGGGACGCTTTCAAAACACGAAATACTAAATTAG
- a CDS encoding DUF6471 domain-containing protein yields the protein MINWGDKAKRLLKSELIKRGISNADLALMLKEIGVDETKAGIDSKISRGSFSASFFLQCLFVIRCNKIEIEQYENNSLSVAEPNVEYKRIRDGK from the coding sequence ATGATTAATTGGGGAGACAAAGCGAAACGTTTACTCAAATCAGAGTTGATTAAAAGGGGTATATCCAATGCTGATTTAGCATTAATGCTAAAAGAGATTGGGGTAGATGAGACCAAAGCGGGAATCGATAGTAAAATCAGCCGTGGAAGTTTTAGCGCATCCTTTTTTTTGCAATGCCTCTTCGTTATAAGATGTAACAAAATCGAAATTGAGCAATACGAGAATAACTCATTGAGTGTTGCCGAGCCAAATGTTGAATATAAAAGAATACGTGATGGAAAATAG
- a CDS encoding very short patch repair endonuclease: MDKSSKDKRSKIMRAIKSKDTKSEVLLAKALWKRGHRYRKHNKSIFGTPDLSFKKYKIAIFVDSEFFHGKHWDIVEKRPKANAEFWQKKIERNMQRDDEVNVFLIQSGWTVLRFWSDDIRKNLYTTVRTIEKHIAEIHDRIYFE; this comes from the coding sequence ATGGATAAGTCTTCAAAGGATAAAAGAAGCAAGATCATGCGCGCCATCAAAAGCAAGGACACCAAATCCGAAGTGTTACTTGCAAAAGCCCTATGGAAGCGCGGCCACCGCTATCGCAAACACAACAAATCCATTTTCGGAACACCCGACCTTTCTTTTAAGAAATACAAGATTGCCATATTTGTAGACAGTGAATTCTTCCATGGGAAACATTGGGATATCGTTGAAAAGCGCCCAAAGGCCAATGCGGAATTTTGGCAGAAAAAGATTGAGCGGAACATGCAGCGCGACGATGAAGTCAATGTATTCCTAATCCAATCCGGCTGGACCGTCCTCCGTTTTTGGAGTGACGATATCAGGAAAAATCTTTATACCACCGTCCGAACGATTGAAAAGCACATTGCAGAAATCCACGATAGGATTTATTTTGAGTGA
- a CDS encoding nuclear transport factor 2 family protein has translation MRKILPLLALLITTAVNAQADKTAEISRVLDQWHQDAAAANFDNYFSALSKDAMFIGTDPGENWTKDAFISFAKPFFDKGKAWDFKPLERHIYLSDDGNIAWFDELLDTWMKICRGSGVLRKQNGEWKIAHYVLSMTVPNDNTNEVIKAKAAYEERYIEKLKEIGKPQEKN, from the coding sequence ATGAGAAAAATTCTTCCCTTACTGGCATTGCTGATTACAACAGCGGTTAATGCCCAGGCCGATAAAACGGCTGAAATCAGTAGAGTGCTGGACCAATGGCATCAGGATGCCGCGGCAGCCAACTTCGACAATTATTTTTCGGCATTGTCAAAAGATGCCATGTTTATCGGGACCGATCCCGGCGAAAACTGGACGAAAGACGCGTTCATCAGCTTTGCGAAACCGTTCTTCGATAAAGGTAAAGCATGGGACTTCAAACCCTTGGAGCGCCACATCTACCTCAGCGACGATGGCAATATCGCCTGGTTCGACGAGCTGCTTGATACCTGGATGAAGATTTGCCGCGGTTCGGGCGTACTCAGGAAACAAAACGGAGAGTGGAAAATCGCGCATTACGTGCTTTCGATGACCGTCCCTAATGACAATACCAACGAGGTAATCAAGGCAAAAGCCGCCTATGAGGAACGGTATATCGAAAAATTGAAAGAAATCGGAAAGCCGCAGGAAAAAAACTGA